AATTAAGGAAAATAGGTTCAGATGAGAAGAACGGCAAGATAATTGTAACCGTGCATCCTCAGGTAGCAGACCTTTTCTATGAAGAGGAAAGGGAAGGCGTTGACGAGATTGAAAAGACCTATTCACTGAAGCTGATAATCAAGGCTGATAAGAATTTCCATCAGGAATATTACGAGATAACAACGGCGTAATTAAAATTGTTCAAGATTGTTCAAAGTTGTTTAAATGGTTCAAGATTGAACTTTTGAACTTTTTGAACCATATTGAACAATTTTGAACTATTTCTTTCTGGCTATGAACGGCAAAATAGAAAAATTAATAGACATAATCAAACCGATGGACGGCGCTGTAATCGCTTTTTCAGGAGGCGCTGACAGCACGCTCGTCTTAAAGGCTGCTTCTATGGCAGGGCTTCAGCGCATTCTTGCCGTAACCGCAGTTTCAGAAAGCCTTCCGGGCGATGAACTTTTATTTGCAAAGCAAGTTGCGGTTTCTCTCAGCGTACCGCACAGGATAATTGAGACAAAAGAGCTTCAGGACGAAAATTTTGCAAGCAATCCTCCTGAGAGGTGCTACTACTGTAAAAAAGAGCTGTTCTGCAAGCTGCAGAAGATTGCAATTGAAGAAGGGTTTCCCAATATTCTTGACGGCACTAATGCAGATGACAGGTATGACCACAGGCCCGGCAGGCGCGCCGCGGCTGAGACCGGCGTCAGAAGCCCGCTGCTTGAGGCAGGGCTTACCAAAAAAGAAATAAGGGACATCTCTTTTGAACTCGGGCTTGCGACCTGGGATAAGCCTGCGGCCCCGTGCCTTGCATCGCGCTTTCCCTACGGTCATAAAATTACTGCTGAAAATCTGCAAATGGTTGCGAAAGCTGAAGAGTTTCTAAGGAAATTCGGTTTGAAAGAATTCAGGGTGAGACACCACGGCGATATAGTGAGGATTGAGGTTATTCCTGAAGATATGGCAGTCTTTGAAAATAATGAGACACGCATGCAGACTGTTGATTTTTTCAAGACGATTGGTTTTAAGTATGTTGCACTGGACCTTCAGGGCTTCAGAAGCGGAAGCCTGAATGAATGAACTCCAGTACAGCAAAGAACTTTTTAAATGCGTAAGGTGCGGCGCATGTAAAGCGCTGTGTCCCACATACCTGACGTTCCTTGATGAAGCAATGGGCGCCCGCGGCAGGGTGGCAATGTTAGGGGCGGTTAATGCTGACAGGCTTGAACCCACCGGAGGACTTTCCGAAAAAATTTTCAGCTGTATTCTCTGCGGCGCATGCAAGGACCAATGTCCGACCGGCATTGATATTTTAGAGACAATATATCACGGAAGGATTAAGCTTAAAGATTTTTACGGCAGGGGGCGTCTGCTCAGGAAGGCTGTGAAATTTTCCC
The window above is part of the Nitrospirota bacterium genome. Proteins encoded here:
- the larE gene encoding ATP-dependent sacrificial sulfur transferase LarE, producing MNGKIEKLIDIIKPMDGAVIAFSGGADSTLVLKAASMAGLQRILAVTAVSESLPGDELLFAKQVAVSLSVPHRIIETKELQDENFASNPPERCYYCKKELFCKLQKIAIEEGFPNILDGTNADDRYDHRPGRRAAAETGVRSPLLEAGLTKKEIRDISFELGLATWDKPAAPCLASRFPYGHKITAENLQMVAKAEEFLRKFGLKEFRVRHHGDIVRIEVIPEDMAVFENNETRMQTVDFFKTIGFKYVALDLQGFRSGSLNE